In one Streptomyces sp. NBC_01241 genomic region, the following are encoded:
- the fxsT gene encoding FxSxx-COOH system tetratricopeptide repeat protein, whose translation MTASRDGRIVTFYSYKGGTGRTMALANTAWILAANGKRVLAVDWDLEAPGLHRFFHPFLDPSTLGATTGVIDLITEYAWAATSPVQRADDWHRDYARIQPHAVSLTPEALGWEFPHGGTLDFVSAGRQNREYSATVSTFDWDNFYDRLGGGHFFDALREDMRANYDYVLIDSRTGLSDIADICTVHLPDVLVDCFTLSDQSIDGAASVARQISERYTGRPISIFPVPMRIDEGEKEKADAGRALARLKFDRLPRDLSGDELTAYWGAVEIPYRPYYAYEETLATFGDEAGLTNSLLSAFERLTSVITDQEITSMPPVGEEVRLRIRDAFTRRRPALPADLFLNYVAENRMWADWIESVLTRAGFRVVPRDVSAERETEEPAGTPTENATRTVALLSSAYLKSQRAVNLWDRAVAEDPGGGRRHLLPLRVGDVRLSAPYIDRNPVDLFRLDEVHATAALLRALDRPVQLTDAVSPGPRFPGTVPRIWNAPPRNPGFTGRSLVLERMRDQLGGGMAVVLPQPQTLYGLGGVGKTQVALEYVHRFMADYDLVWWISSEQTDDVVAALAELAVRLGAQGGDDMAAASQEAVDLLRRGVPSDRWLLVFDNADDPERLRRYFPQGGSGHILVTSRNQAWSQHGDALPVDVFLREESIEHLQRRAPGLSEEEAAQVATAVGDLPLAVEQAAAWIAETATPIDAYLEQLAQQAPEVLALNQPAGYPEPVAATWNISIERLKERSPAAVRLLQLCAFFAPEPISGNLLYSKEMIDALKPYDASLQEKLVLGRVIREIGRFALAKVDQVSNSIQVHRLVQAVIRAQLSEEEQQDARHAVHRILAGARPDDENEPIDNPASWPQFATIWPHLGPSDARNCKEPEARRLLIDRLRYLWKRGDFRTAATLGEELRALWKETLGERDIQYLYLCFHVANIYRSRGRYVEARELDEITLAMQQEVLGPEHPHTYMSTSSLATDLGTLGEYTRAIELATEATDGFNQIFHDSHPRTLAAANNLAFTLRSIGQYARAREIDQDVFDKRVEVLGAEHPYSLSSAMSLARDLRDVGRYEDAVGILSRTYDSYKATLGRSFPGTLSAAKSLAVSLRRAGRLEDARRLTVATRARYRAKYTAANPESLACDLNMAADLYAAGETTEARNTAQEVVDQYMKVPGEKHPYTLAALNNLGVYQLGAGEVEESVRVLTRVVASMREVYGPEHPNTLFCVMNLANATAERGELEIVLETERRVAGQLRRVVGAHHPETLAMMSNMAVTLDVMGRKDEALRIRAETVTELSRQLGDEHPMTRIARDERRFERELEPTAV comes from the coding sequence ATGACGGCCAGTCGTGACGGGCGCATCGTCACCTTCTACTCGTACAAAGGCGGCACCGGGCGCACCATGGCCCTGGCCAACACCGCCTGGATACTCGCGGCCAACGGAAAGCGGGTACTGGCCGTCGACTGGGACCTGGAGGCACCGGGGCTCCACCGGTTCTTCCACCCGTTCCTGGACCCCTCGACCCTCGGTGCCACCACCGGCGTCATCGATCTGATCACCGAGTACGCGTGGGCCGCGACCAGCCCCGTGCAGCGCGCCGACGACTGGCACCGCGACTACGCCCGCATCCAGCCGCACGCCGTGTCGCTCACACCCGAGGCGCTCGGCTGGGAGTTCCCGCACGGCGGGACCCTCGACTTCGTCTCCGCCGGCCGGCAGAACCGCGAATACTCCGCGACCGTCTCCACCTTCGACTGGGACAACTTCTACGACCGGCTCGGCGGCGGTCATTTCTTCGACGCCCTGCGCGAGGACATGAGGGCCAACTACGACTACGTCCTGATCGACAGCCGGACCGGCCTCAGCGACATCGCCGACATCTGCACCGTCCACCTGCCCGACGTCCTCGTCGACTGCTTCACCCTCAGCGACCAGTCGATCGACGGCGCCGCCTCCGTCGCCCGGCAGATCTCCGAGCGCTACACCGGGCGCCCGATCTCCATCTTCCCCGTCCCGATGCGCATCGACGAGGGCGAGAAGGAGAAGGCCGATGCCGGACGGGCACTGGCCCGGCTGAAGTTCGACCGGCTGCCGCGCGACCTGTCCGGCGACGAACTCACCGCGTACTGGGGCGCGGTGGAGATTCCGTACCGCCCCTACTACGCGTACGAGGAGACCCTCGCCACCTTCGGCGACGAGGCCGGTCTCACCAACTCGCTGCTCTCCGCCTTCGAGCGGCTGACCTCCGTCATCACCGACCAGGAGATCACCTCGATGCCCCCGGTCGGCGAAGAGGTACGGCTGCGCATCCGTGACGCGTTCACCCGGCGCAGGCCCGCGCTGCCCGCCGATCTCTTCCTCAACTACGTGGCCGAGAACCGGATGTGGGCCGACTGGATCGAATCCGTGCTCACCCGGGCCGGGTTCCGTGTCGTACCGCGCGACGTGTCCGCGGAGCGGGAGACCGAGGAACCGGCGGGGACCCCCACCGAGAACGCGACCCGCACCGTGGCGCTGCTTTCCAGCGCCTACCTCAAGTCGCAGCGCGCGGTGAACCTCTGGGACCGGGCCGTGGCGGAGGACCCCGGCGGCGGCCGGCGCCATCTGCTGCCGCTCAGGGTCGGTGATGTACGGCTGTCCGCTCCCTACATCGACCGCAACCCCGTCGACCTCTTCCGGCTCGACGAGGTGCACGCCACCGCGGCGCTGCTGCGCGCCCTGGACCGGCCCGTACAGCTGACCGACGCCGTGTCGCCCGGACCGCGCTTCCCCGGCACCGTCCCCAGGATCTGGAACGCGCCGCCGCGCAACCCCGGCTTCACCGGCCGTTCCCTGGTCCTGGAGCGGATGCGCGACCAGCTCGGTGGCGGCATGGCCGTCGTGCTGCCGCAGCCGCAGACCCTGTACGGGCTCGGCGGCGTCGGCAAGACCCAGGTCGCGCTGGAGTACGTGCACCGCTTCATGGCCGACTACGACCTGGTCTGGTGGATATCGTCCGAGCAGACCGACGACGTGGTGGCCGCGCTGGCCGAACTCGCGGTCCGGCTGGGCGCCCAGGGCGGCGACGACATGGCGGCCGCGTCCCAGGAGGCCGTGGACCTGCTGCGACGCGGTGTGCCCTCGGACCGCTGGCTGCTGGTCTTCGACAACGCCGACGACCCCGAGCGGCTGCGGCGCTACTTCCCGCAGGGCGGCTCCGGACACATCCTGGTCACCTCCCGCAACCAGGCCTGGTCCCAGCACGGCGACGCGCTGCCCGTCGACGTCTTCCTGCGCGAGGAGTCCATCGAACACCTGCAGCGCCGGGCCCCGGGGCTGAGCGAGGAGGAAGCCGCCCAGGTGGCGACCGCGGTCGGTGACCTGCCGCTCGCCGTCGAACAGGCGGCGGCCTGGATCGCGGAGACCGCCACCCCGATCGACGCCTATCTGGAACAGCTGGCGCAGCAGGCCCCCGAGGTACTGGCCCTCAACCAGCCGGCCGGCTACCCGGAGCCGGTCGCCGCGACCTGGAACATCTCCATCGAGCGGCTGAAGGAGCGCTCGCCCGCCGCGGTGCGGCTGCTCCAGCTCTGTGCCTTCTTCGCGCCCGAGCCGATCTCGGGGAATCTCCTCTACAGCAAGGAGATGATCGACGCGCTGAAGCCGTACGACGCCTCGCTCCAGGAGAAGCTGGTGCTCGGCCGGGTCATCCGGGAGATCGGCCGGTTCGCCCTCGCCAAGGTCGACCAGGTCTCCAACTCCATCCAGGTGCACCGGCTCGTCCAGGCCGTCATCCGGGCACAGCTCAGCGAGGAGGAGCAGCAGGACGCGCGGCACGCCGTCCACCGCATCCTGGCGGGCGCCCGGCCCGACGACGAGAACGAGCCGATCGACAACCCCGCGAGCTGGCCGCAGTTCGCCACCATCTGGCCGCACCTCGGCCCGTCCGACGCCCGCAACTGCAAGGAGCCCGAGGCCCGCAGGCTGCTGATCGACCGGCTCCGCTATCTCTGGAAGCGAGGTGACTTCAGGACCGCCGCCACGCTCGGCGAGGAGCTGCGCGCCCTCTGGAAGGAGACGCTGGGGGAGCGGGACATCCAGTACCTCTACCTCTGCTTCCACGTCGCCAACATCTACCGGTCGCGCGGCCGTTATGTGGAGGCGCGGGAACTCGACGAGATCACCCTGGCGATGCAGCAGGAGGTCCTGGGCCCGGAGCATCCGCACACGTACATGAGCACCAGCAGCCTGGCGACGGACCTCGGCACGCTCGGTGAGTACACCAGGGCGATCGAGCTGGCGACGGAGGCGACCGACGGGTTCAACCAGATCTTCCACGATTCGCACCCGAGGACCCTGGCGGCGGCCAACAACCTGGCGTTCACCCTGCGGTCCATCGGGCAGTACGCCAGAGCCAGGGAGATCGACCAGGACGTCTTCGACAAGCGGGTCGAGGTACTCGGCGCCGAGCACCCGTACAGTCTCTCCTCGGCCATGAGCCTGGCCCGCGACCTGCGTGACGTCGGGCGGTACGAGGACGCGGTCGGCATCCTCAGCCGCACGTACGACAGTTACAAGGCAACGCTCGGCCGGTCCTTCCCCGGCACGCTGAGCGCGGCGAAGAGCCTGGCGGTGTCGCTGCGCCGGGCGGGCAGACTGGAGGACGCCCGCAGGCTCACGGTGGCCACCCGTGCCAGGTACCGGGCCAAGTACACCGCCGCCAACCCGGAGTCGCTGGCCTGCGACCTCAACATGGCGGCCGACCTGTACGCGGCGGGCGAGACCACCGAGGCCAGGAATACCGCGCAGGAGGTCGTCGACCAGTACATGAAGGTGCCGGGGGAGAAGCACCCGTACACCCTGGCCGCCCTGAACAACCTCGGCGTCTACCAGTTGGGGGCCGGCGAGGTGGAGGAGTCGGTGCGGGTGCTGACCCGGGTGGTCGCGTCGATGCGGGAGGTGTACGGGCCGGAGCACCCCAACACCCTGTTCTGCGTCATGAACCTGGCCAACGCGACGGCCGAACGAGGCGAGCTGGAAATCGTGCTGGAGACCGAACGGAGGGTGGCCGGACAGCTCAGGCGCGTCGTCGGGGCGCACCATCCGGAGACGCTGGCCATGATGTCGAACATGGCGGTCACGCTCGACGTGATGGGGCGCAAGGACGAGGCGCTGCGTATCAGGGCGGAGACGGTCACCGAGCTGTCCCGGCAGCTCGGTGACGAGCATCCGATGACCCGGATCGCCCGGGACGAGCGCCGGTTCGAGCGCGAACTGGAACCGACGGCGGTATGA
- the fsxC gene encoding FxsC protein has translation MHATTQQRAADHRPYFFLSYAHTPGYGGGTDPDMWVERLFQDLCGHVMALTDLPAGAPAGFIDREIRSGEGWSERLGEALATCRVFVPLFSPRYFASEMCGKEWYAFAQRAIHHRARSNQSAEAIVPALWVPVPPTQLPGPAERLQFNHRDFGDRYVSDGLYGLIKLKLFEEEYERAVYELAKRIVTVADTIRLGTGRPVDYRLAPSAFGPPDSGVGGPRPMQVTIAAPTRHDLPEGRNAEYYGDSPQDWNPYHPAAARPLAYVAQDLVRSLNYQVTVSSFDEESGHPEGKHPPSRPEILLVDRWALQDEERRRRLAAFDAENRPWVTMVVPWNREDPESRASEAELTEKLEQTMPAKMRQGRAYCRVAARGVPSMDAFGRILPQVVEVAAQQYLRHAAVYPPAAGGVHTERTRLMGPMAQTNDIPETHDPATDAEDTDDGQS, from the coding sequence GTGCACGCAACAACGCAGCAGCGAGCGGCGGACCATCGGCCGTACTTCTTCTTGAGCTACGCGCATACACCGGGGTACGGCGGTGGAACGGACCCCGACATGTGGGTCGAGCGGCTCTTCCAGGATCTCTGCGGCCATGTGATGGCCCTGACCGATCTCCCCGCGGGCGCGCCCGCGGGGTTCATCGACCGCGAGATACGCTCCGGCGAGGGCTGGTCGGAACGGCTCGGTGAGGCGCTTGCCACCTGCCGGGTGTTCGTCCCGCTGTTCTCGCCGCGCTACTTCGCCAGTGAGATGTGCGGCAAGGAGTGGTACGCCTTCGCCCAGCGCGCCATCCACCACCGGGCCCGCTCCAATCAGAGCGCCGAGGCGATCGTCCCGGCGCTCTGGGTGCCCGTACCACCGACCCAGCTTCCGGGACCGGCCGAGCGATTACAGTTCAACCACCGTGATTTCGGCGACCGTTACGTCAGTGACGGGCTCTACGGGCTGATCAAACTCAAGCTCTTCGAGGAGGAGTACGAGCGCGCGGTGTACGAACTCGCCAAGCGCATCGTCACGGTCGCCGACACCATAAGACTCGGCACCGGCCGCCCCGTCGACTACCGGCTGGCCCCCAGTGCCTTCGGCCCGCCGGACAGCGGAGTGGGCGGGCCCCGCCCCATGCAGGTGACCATCGCCGCTCCCACGCGGCACGACCTGCCCGAGGGACGCAACGCCGAGTACTACGGCGACAGTCCGCAGGACTGGAACCCCTACCACCCGGCCGCCGCCCGCCCTCTGGCCTACGTCGCCCAGGACCTGGTGCGCTCCCTCAACTACCAGGTCACCGTCTCCTCCTTCGACGAGGAGTCCGGGCACCCGGAGGGCAAACATCCCCCCAGCAGACCGGAGATCCTGCTCGTCGACCGCTGGGCCCTGCAGGACGAGGAGCGGCGCAGGCGGCTTGCCGCCTTCGACGCCGAGAACCGCCCCTGGGTGACGATGGTCGTGCCATGGAACCGCGAGGACCCCGAAAGCAGGGCTTCCGAGGCCGAGTTGACCGAGAAACTCGAACAGACCATGCCGGCCAAGATGCGTCAGGGGCGGGCCTACTGCCGCGTCGCCGCCAGGGGCGTACCCAGCATGGACGCCTTCGGGCGGATCCTGCCGCAGGTGGTCGAAGTGGCAGCCCAGCAGTACCTGAGACATGCGGCGGTCTACCCGCCCGCCGCCGGCGGCGTACACACCGAACGGACACGTCTGATGGGGCCGATGGCGCAGACGAACGACATCCCCGAGACACACGACCCTGCGACGGATGCGGAGGACACGGATGACGGCCAGTCGTGA
- the fxsBH gene encoding radical SAM/SPASM protein FxsBH, inactivated beta-hydroxylase extension form yields MTGPLVPFREVVLKVHSRCDLACDHCYVYEHADQSWRIRPKTISDDVIFRTAQRLAEHAKAHALPSVSVILHGGEPLLAGPVRLRRVCEELTSAFEGIAELDLRIHTNGLQLSPRYLDLFDEFGVRVGISLDGDRAANDRHRRYADGRSSHPLVLKAVELLRQERYRHLYLGLLCTVDIENDPRAVLDALAELDPPLIDFLLPHATWDDPPPRPDGSPTAYADWLLAVFDHWHERGRPVPVRLFSSVLSTLSGGPSLTESLGLAPTDLVVVETDGQLEQVDSLKSAYEGAAATGFDVFTHAFDEVAAHPGVQARQLGLAGVSETCRQCPVVRSCGGGLYTHRYRSTGPSDAFDNPSVYCADLAALVRGIEARTAAALVAPAVAEPVELVAAQQDLTRTLLALLNVDIAQHGGEQWAAAWELAATIEASEEGARGLNEVLAHPYTRTWLLDAMELVHERLGAVQVTRRMSACLAAAVVRTGLDLPVRVPFSGGRIFLPGLGELRIANAGEDGTALLRATEDGFRVRREGGDAAERRIVRPEAAGPGWRPLRRIPTPGSAAGLVLDDLDPYRDCYSSPAADALDDRAAADLVVRIGEAWKLIEAKAPGRTEEMAGGLTTLTPLAGPAPGEPAVGRHGYGALGISPDGSSEELAIALLRGFRRAELRALRDVTDLYAADGSWEHRMPWQEEAVPFSWLLADTYERMALGAFDPRCLEGVPQALDALESAAELTISGKRLLDRMRKEI; encoded by the coding sequence ATGACAGGACCCCTGGTCCCTTTCCGCGAAGTCGTTCTCAAGGTCCACAGCAGATGTGATCTCGCCTGTGACCATTGCTATGTCTACGAACATGCAGATCAGAGCTGGCGAATCCGCCCGAAAACAATCTCTGATGATGTCATCTTCCGGACTGCTCAACGCTTGGCCGAGCATGCCAAGGCACATGCACTGCCCTCCGTGTCAGTGATCCTGCACGGAGGGGAGCCTCTACTGGCGGGTCCCGTCCGGCTGCGGCGCGTCTGCGAAGAGCTCACCTCCGCCTTCGAGGGCATCGCGGAGCTCGACCTCCGTATCCACACCAACGGACTCCAGCTCAGCCCGCGTTATCTCGACCTCTTCGACGAATTCGGCGTCAGGGTCGGCATCTCCCTCGACGGCGACCGGGCCGCCAACGACCGCCACCGCCGTTACGCCGACGGGCGCAGCAGCCACCCCTTGGTCCTCAAGGCCGTAGAGCTGCTCCGGCAGGAGCGTTACCGCCATCTCTATCTCGGGCTCCTGTGCACCGTCGACATCGAGAACGACCCGCGCGCGGTTCTCGACGCGCTCGCCGAGCTCGACCCGCCGCTCATCGACTTCCTGCTCCCGCACGCCACCTGGGACGACCCGCCGCCCCGCCCGGACGGATCCCCCACCGCCTACGCCGACTGGCTTCTCGCGGTCTTCGACCACTGGCACGAGCGAGGACGTCCGGTGCCGGTGCGGCTCTTCTCCTCGGTGCTGTCCACGCTGAGCGGCGGCCCGAGCCTCACCGAGTCCCTGGGGCTCGCCCCCACCGACCTCGTCGTCGTCGAGACCGACGGCCAGCTGGAGCAGGTCGACTCGCTCAAGAGCGCCTACGAAGGTGCGGCGGCCACCGGATTCGATGTCTTCACCCACGCCTTCGACGAGGTCGCGGCCCACCCCGGGGTACAGGCCCGCCAGCTCGGGCTGGCCGGCGTCAGCGAGACCTGCCGGCAATGCCCCGTCGTACGGTCGTGCGGAGGTGGTCTGTACACCCACCGGTACCGCTCCACGGGGCCGTCCGACGCATTCGACAACCCGTCCGTGTACTGCGCCGATCTGGCCGCCCTGGTGCGCGGCATCGAGGCGCGTACGGCGGCGGCCCTCGTCGCGCCCGCGGTGGCCGAGCCCGTCGAACTGGTCGCGGCCCAGCAGGACCTCACCCGCACCCTGCTCGCCCTGCTCAACGTCGACATCGCACAGCACGGCGGCGAGCAGTGGGCGGCCGCCTGGGAGCTGGCCGCCACCATCGAGGCGTCCGAGGAGGGGGCCCGCGGTCTGAACGAGGTGCTGGCGCACCCGTACACCCGCACCTGGCTGCTCGACGCGATGGAACTGGTCCACGAGCGGCTCGGGGCCGTACAGGTGACGCGCCGGATGTCGGCCTGCCTCGCGGCCGCCGTCGTACGGACCGGCCTGGACCTGCCCGTACGGGTGCCCTTCTCGGGCGGCCGGATCTTCCTCCCCGGCCTCGGCGAGTTGCGGATCGCGAACGCGGGGGAGGACGGCACGGCGCTCCTGCGCGCCACCGAGGACGGCTTCCGCGTCCGGCGGGAAGGCGGCGACGCGGCCGAACGCCGCATCGTACGGCCGGAGGCGGCCGGTCCCGGCTGGCGGCCGTTGCGCCGGATCCCGACACCCGGTTCGGCGGCCGGTCTCGTGCTCGACGACCTCGACCCGTACCGCGACTGCTACTCCTCGCCCGCCGCGGACGCGCTCGACGACCGGGCCGCAGCCGACCTGGTGGTCCGGATCGGCGAGGCATGGAAGCTCATCGAGGCGAAGGCGCCCGGGCGTACGGAGGAGATGGCCGGTGGTCTCACCACCCTCACCCCGCTGGCCGGCCCGGCCCCGGGGGAGCCCGCCGTCGGGCGGCACGGATACGGCGCGCTGGGGATTTCCCCGGACGGCAGTTCCGAGGAACTGGCGATCGCTCTGCTGCGCGGTTTCCGGCGGGCCGAATTGCGGGCACTTCGGGATGTCACGGATCTTTACGCGGCGGACGGCTCCTGGGAACATCGGATGCCCTGGCAGGAAGAAGCAGTTCCGTTTTCCTGGTTGCTGGCCGACACCTATGAGCGGATGGCGTTGGGGGCTTTCGACCCGCGCTGTCTGGAGGGCGTACCGCAGGCCCTCGATGCTCTGGAAAGTGCCGCCGAACTGACCATCAGCGGGAAACGGCTGCTGGATCGTATGCGGAAGGAGATCTGA
- the fxsA gene encoding FxSxx-COOH cyclophane-containing RiPP peptide yields the protein MKTSESSSSFAVAKKIRVPLAEIDVRGAAAARKLGRVHAASTGHRTQASTFNSAL from the coding sequence GTGAAGACCTCTGAATCCTCCTCCTCCTTCGCCGTTGCGAAGAAGATCCGTGTGCCGCTCGCCGAGATCGATGTCCGCGGCGCTGCTGCTGCCCGGAAGCTCGGCCGTGTGCACGCCGCGTCAACCGGTCACCGCACTCAGGCGTCGACGTTCAACTCGGCACTCTGA
- a CDS encoding DUF4231 domain-containing protein, translating into MVFRNADLPELFHHTDAIAIASQREAVNTTRVQLILLVTGAIPAAVPWHAEVAGTLQLADVLSVLAYAGVLITTYLTAHRKAKSQWQLNRSAAEFIKSTCWRYSVHGSPFDTRVQHPEAMFANRLEEGLQELRKVGWADPRDLTADSGGLITDSMRELRNKAFTVRKETYVRDRLIEQRSWYRRRQEVSRRATLVWSTTIAVLTALALVFALLRTFSVTQSFALTGVLSAAAAACLAWSEMRRHHPLISAHSLVEQDLESMQVAMETTLTEQQWPRAVFETERIVSPQHTDWLARHQM; encoded by the coding sequence ATGGTGTTCAGGAACGCTGATCTGCCGGAGCTCTTCCACCACACGGACGCGATCGCCATCGCGAGCCAGCGGGAGGCTGTGAACACCACCCGCGTCCAGCTGATCCTGCTGGTCACGGGCGCGATACCGGCAGCGGTGCCCTGGCACGCGGAGGTGGCGGGCACGCTTCAACTCGCCGACGTCCTCAGCGTATTGGCCTACGCGGGTGTCCTGATCACGACGTACCTCACCGCCCACCGCAAAGCAAAGTCGCAATGGCAACTCAACCGGTCCGCCGCGGAGTTCATCAAGTCGACGTGCTGGCGCTATTCGGTGCACGGCTCTCCTTTCGACACCCGCGTCCAGCACCCGGAGGCGATGTTCGCGAACCGCCTCGAAGAGGGCCTTCAGGAGCTCCGCAAGGTGGGGTGGGCCGACCCCCGCGACCTGACCGCGGACTCGGGCGGGCTGATCACGGACTCCATGCGCGAGCTGCGGAACAAGGCGTTCACCGTGCGCAAGGAGACGTACGTACGGGACCGGCTGATCGAGCAGCGCAGCTGGTACCGCAGACGCCAGGAGGTGTCCCGGCGGGCCACCCTGGTCTGGTCGACCACCATTGCCGTACTGACGGCGCTCGCCCTGGTGTTCGCGCTGTTGAGGACATTCTCCGTGACCCAGTCCTTCGCCCTGACCGGGGTACTGTCGGCCGCCGCGGCGGCCTGTCTGGCGTGGAGCGAGATGCGCCGCCACCACCCGCTGATTTCGGCACACTCGCTGGTGGAGCAGGATCTGGAGTCGATGCAGGTGGCGATGGAGACCACACTGACGGAGCAGCAGTGGCCGCGAGCGGTCTTCGAGACCGAACGCATCGTCTCCCCGCAGCACACCGACTGGCTTGCCCGCCACCAGATGTGA
- a CDS encoding S1 family peptidase, producing the protein MRIKRTTPLSGTARRIRAVAIAAGLIAVAALAVPTAQADTATTFSAKQLSAASDAVLGADVAGTAWSIDPATNTLVVTADSRVSQAEIKQIKQSVGANAGALRIERTAGKLSKLLSGGDAIYAPGWRCSLGFNVHSGSTYYFLTAGHCTDGNPPWYTNSSNTTKIGPTVGSSFPTNDYGLVRYDNTSLAHPGTVGSVTITGAANATVGMSVTRRGSTTGVHSGSVTGLNATVNYGNGDIVYGMIKTNVCAEPGDSGGPLYSGSKAIGLTSGGSGNCSSGGTTYFQPVTTALSAYGVTLN; encoded by the coding sequence GTGAGGATCAAGCGCACCACCCCCCTCAGCGGCACCGCAAGACGCATCAGGGCTGTCGCCATCGCCGCAGGCCTGATCGCCGTCGCCGCACTCGCCGTCCCCACGGCCCAGGCCGACACCGCCACCACGTTCAGCGCCAAACAGCTCTCCGCCGCGAGCGACGCCGTGCTCGGCGCCGATGTCGCGGGGACCGCCTGGAGCATCGACCCGGCGACCAACACCCTCGTGGTCACCGCGGACAGCAGGGTCTCGCAGGCCGAGATCAAGCAGATCAAGCAGTCCGTCGGAGCCAACGCCGGCGCGCTGCGGATCGAGCGCACCGCCGGAAAGCTCAGCAAACTGCTCTCCGGCGGCGATGCGATCTACGCCCCCGGCTGGCGCTGCTCCCTCGGCTTCAACGTCCACAGCGGCAGCACCTACTACTTCCTGACCGCCGGTCACTGCACCGACGGCAACCCGCCCTGGTACACCAACTCCTCGAACACGACCAAGATCGGCCCGACGGTCGGATCCAGCTTCCCGACCAATGACTACGGCCTGGTGCGGTACGACAACACCTCGCTCGCCCACCCGGGCACCGTCGGCAGTGTCACCATCACCGGAGCGGCCAACGCCACGGTCGGCATGTCCGTCACCCGCCGCGGTTCCACCACCGGCGTCCACAGCGGCAGCGTCACGGGCCTCAACGCCACGGTCAACTACGGCAACGGCGACATCGTCTACGGCATGATCAAGACCAACGTGTGTGCGGAGCCCGGCGACTCCGGTGGTCCGCTCTACTCCGGCTCGAAGGCGATCGGTCTCACCTCGGGCGGCAGTGGCAACTGCAGCTCCGGTGGCACCACGTACTTCCAGCCGGTCACTACGGCACTCAGCGCGTACGGGGTCACCCTGAACTGA
- a CDS encoding cell division protein SepF yields MGSVRKASAWLGLVEDNDERYYDDDEYAGGAQTGTGQAWVTDPRVQVASETAEETGRRIATVTPDSFRDARAIGELFRDGVPVIVNLTTMDPTDAKRVVDFAAGLTFGLRGSIERVATRVFLLTPADTQVVSGEAAGRRADGFFNQS; encoded by the coding sequence ATGGGATCGGTGCGCAAGGCGAGTGCCTGGCTGGGCCTCGTAGAGGACAACGACGAGCGGTACTACGACGACGACGAGTACGCCGGGGGTGCGCAGACCGGGACCGGTCAGGCCTGGGTGACCGACCCCCGGGTGCAGGTGGCCTCCGAGACGGCCGAGGAGACGGGCCGCCGGATCGCCACCGTCACCCCGGACAGCTTCCGGGACGCGCGGGCCATCGGCGAGCTTTTCCGGGACGGCGTCCCGGTGATCGTCAACCTCACGACCATGGACCCCACCGACGCCAAGCGCGTCGTGGACTTCGCCGCAGGGCTGACCTTCGGCCTGCGCGGCTCGATCGAGCGCGTGGCCACCCGGGTCTTCCTGCTGACCCCGGCCGACACCCAGGTGGTCAGCGGCGAAGCCGCCGGCCGGCGGGCCGACGGCTTCTTCAACCAGAGCTGA